GTCAACGAGAAAAtagacagagaggagctgtgtgAACGAAGTCCGGGCTGCTTTTTACACTTACAAGTGGTGATTGAAAACCCACTAGAACTGTACAGAGTGGAAGTGGAGATTTTAGATGTGAATGACAACTCCCCCAGTTTCCCGTGGAGCGAGTTTAATCTTGACATCACAGAGTCGGCTGCGCCCGGCTCCTGTTTCCCGTTAGAGAGCGCACAGGACCAGGACGTGGGCACGAACTCCCTGCGCTCCTACCAGCTGAGCGCAAACGAGCACTTCATCCTGAATATCCAGACGCGCAATGATGGAAGCAAGTTTGCTGAGCTCGTGTTGGACACCCCACTGGACCGGGAGCAGCAGAAAAAGCACGAAATGGTTCTGACTGCCTTTGACGGGGGGTCACCGGAACGCTCCGGTACAGCACTGATAACTATCACAGTGTTAGACGCAAACGATAACGTGCCCGTGTTTGACCGCTCAGTTTACCGGGCGAGCCTGGTGGAGAACGCGCCGAGGGGGACGATGGTGCTGAAGCTGAACGCCACAGACCTGGATGAGGGCTCCAATGGGGAGGTGACCTACGCGTTTAGCGGGCACGCACCCCTTAAGGTGCGCGAACTGTTCAATGTGGACCCGTACACCGGTGAAATCCGAGTGAAGGGTGTTGTGGACTATGAGAAAGCCAGCGTGTACGAGCTGTATGTGCAGGCAAAAGACCGGGGACCCTCAGCTGTGGCAGTACACAGCAAAGTGCTTGTAGACATCCTGGATGTGAATGACAACGCACCCGAAGTCATCCTCACATCAGTGTCTACTCCTGTGCAGGAAGACGCGCCACCGGGCACGGTGATAGCTGTTATCAGTGTCATGGACCGGGACGCGGGAGAGAACGGGAACGTTGACTGCCAAATCCCGAGCAACGTCCCCTTTCAGCTCCACTCATCTTTTAAAAACTATTACACCCTGGTGACAAGCGAGTTCCTGGACAGGGAGACGGTGTCTGAGTACAACATCACCCTCACAGCCAGAGACCTGGGCTCTCCTTCGCTCTCCACCAGGAAAACCATCCTCGTCCAAGTGTCTGACATTAATGACAACCCCCCGCGCTTCTCTCAACCTTCATACACAGTGTATGTGACCGAGAATAATGCCCCCGGCGCTTCCATTTGCTCTGTAACTGCATTCGACCCCGATTCTAACCAGAACGCCTATCTGTCTTATTCTATTCTCGAGGGTCAGATTCAGGGCATGCCCGTGTCCACTTATGTCTCAATCAACTCTGACAACGGCAATATCTACGCACTGCGCTCCTTTGATTATGAGCAACTTAGAAACTTTCAGATTCTGGTTCAAGCGCAAGACGCCGGTTTCCCCCCTCTCGCCAGTAATGTCACAGTCAACGTCTTTGTCTTGGACCAGAACGACAATGCACCTGTTATTGTGTCCCCGCTGCCTAAAAACGGCACGGTGGCCACAGAGGTGGTTCCGCGGTCAGTAGACGCTGGGTATCTGGTTACCAAAATAACAGCGTTAGACGCGGACGCGGGGCAGAACTCCCGGCTGTCCTATCAGGTGTTGCAGGCTACAGACCCCGGGCTGTTCAGCGTGGCTCTGTACACGGGAGAAATCAGGACTATTCGCCGGCTGGTGGAAAAGGACGCAACAAGGCAAAGACTGGTCATATTAGTCAAGGACAACGGGCAGCCGCCGCTCTCCGCCACCGTCTCCATTGTCCTCACAGTGGTAGACAGCGTGCCCGAGTCGCTGTCAGATTTCGGAGACCTCACTCTCAGCCCACAGCCCCCCTCCAACCTCGCTCTCTATTTGATCGTGTCACTGAGCACCATATCTTTAATATTCCTGGTGGCAATTATCGTGCTGGCTGCGGTCAAGTGCTACAAGGACAGGGAGACCATTAGCGGGTACAACCTCCCCCCGTTCGCCTGCTGCTGTTGCGGGGGCTTTCAGCCCGAGCCGCCCCCGGAGGTGTTCAAAAAATCCAACCTCAACCTGCAGATCTCGTCCGCCGCCAAAGTGCCCACGAACTGCATGGAGGTGAATGGAAACAGCAGTCTCTCACAGTCATATTGTTATAAAGTGTGCCTGACTCCTGAATCAGCCAAAAGTGACTTTATGTTTCTGAAGCCGTGCAGCCCGGGCAGCACACCGAGGAACAACGAGGCGAAGAGCGCAGAAAACTCGTGGAACGCGCAAAGCCGGAGCGCATCTGTGAACAACGGAGCAACTACTCCCAACGAGGTACAGAGATATCAGAGCATAAGATGTTAGAGCTCGTGTTGTTCATTTCACTCACTGTCACCTCAAAATCCATCTCAGATTTCTATCTGATAAAGAATCTAGACTGTGACATTCTGCCATGAAGGTCAAATTACGCATGCCAGACAGATTTAAACTCAACTTGAGCAAAAACTGAGCAAAGCCacgattttcttcttcttctctccctcttgtGCGTTACACAGCATGTTGTCTcgaatgtttttttctaattatgGAAATCATTTATCCTAATTGCGCAGCCTATGGTAATGTTTGGCACCGGGGAAATGAAATGAGACGATGTGAGATTAGATTTTAATTGACATCTTAATGAAAGTGTAAAATCCTATCCTGCGAGGATCATATTCTGTGCGCATACCGTGTCTCATCATCTGTATGGAATGAAGTGAGATATCAATTactgtgtgagagggagaggggatgTAGCTCAAGTTGACTCCTCTTTTCAGTCTTGGTAACATTTCCAGGTGTCTTCACGACAAAAGAAATACACGTGGAAAAAGCTTTACACAATAATTCATGAATTTAATTATAGTCTGTGGCCTGAAAGATGCATGTCTACATCACCCAGTGTCATTGTCACACACTTCTCATGCGATGAGGGGACACACACCTGCACCCAGCGCACCCACCTGAGTTTGAACAAAAAGCCAAGGTTATATACGTGACGGGCAAGGTGAATTGTTTGAATCCATCGGCCTTGAGTTCAGACAATTCGTCTTCGATCAGTCGGGTTTGCGACACGCCTTCTTGTTCTCAAACTAACAATATAGGACAGATAACCTCACTAACTATGCCTCAAGGGCACGGGCGCAAGCCGAGCCATTATACTACACACAATGTGGCGTATTCGCAAGGGGGGGCTGCCCATTATTGATGAAAAATGGCAAATGGCCGATTTTGGGGAGACAGGGGAGGACatggagaggggagggggcaaggagaaggagggggtgCAAGGACATGGCTGGACTGAGACGTGGGCCGCCTGTAGATCGGCCCCGGCGTTGTCCTCTGAATgcgtggagagagagagagagagagagagagagagagagagagagagagagagagagaggtggctTCATATTTGTCGAGCGAGggtgggggagaggagggggtgtaacaggaggagggggaggaaggagacaAGGAGAAAGGGAATTTACGGAGGCAGGGTGTCTACACCAGTGTTTTCTAATTCTAATAGACGGGGCAGCAGCCCGTAAATGTGTGCGTATTGCTCATTGTCGCCTTCGTGGAAGCGCAGAGGGACAAAGACTCAGAGTCATGATACCGGACTCCACCAGGCAGACTGAGAAATGTCACCGCGGTCACTGGCACACACACCTCTGGCCACAAGAGGGATTTCGAGGTCATGGTGATTGTTCCGCCCGCAGCTATGCTCCTTCAGGAGAGAGTGTCCTTCCTGTCGTTAATTGGTTCCCCTAATTCACCCGGCGGTGTCCCTCAGCGCGCCCACGTGAGTCGTCGTGAGGTCGTCAGTGACACATTAAATCTCAAAGGCAAATCACAGTGAAACTATGTGAGCGTTGCACAAAGCAAGTGCACGGGCCTCCGCTTAAGTTGATGAATTGAAGGTGAAAAGGGAGATTAAACACACATCCAACCGTGTAAGACACGCAGGACAGGTGCGTGCACGTGTACAGTGGGCTCTGCGTGCTTTGCGTGTTGAGCTGTCTCGGCTTACATACAGCTTCAAGGACCGCAAACTTTTCAAGGCTCTCTGCGagacttttaattaaaaaccttGCTCGAGGAGCATCAGGCAAATATTAATGTAAAATGATGCATAAAATCCACAAAACAATGACGTGTGTAATTTTCTTAATTTCCTCCCTGGCACGCTTTCCTTTGAAGATTAAAATCATGTTTCGTTTCATCCCGGTGGGGTTCTAATTGGTTTTGTGCGTAGTTGGCGAGGAGTGTATTTTGAATACAGATTCTAATAATACGCCAACGTCGCATTCTCCTTGTTAACAACTTTAAGTGAATTAATAGAGCGTGGAATCCATACTATGAGACGCAGACCCGGAATAAATATCACTCGGGTGCTCTCCCCCCCTCTCACCCCTCCCGCTGCAACACAGAGGATAAAAGCAAAACTAAGTGACAGGCGAGTGGTAGCTGAAGGCAACAGCACCTCCGCTCTCGACATGTCTGTTCCGCCAAACATCCACAGGGCGGCAGCCAAGATCCACGAGGAAAAACAGTCCTGTCTCCATTTCAGGGCGATCACAAAGATAGACTGCTGCTCATGTCAGTTATCACTGACCTCTGCTGACTCAAGGAGAGAGCATGAGCAGACAAGTTTGTTGTCAAATCCGCTTTCGAAATAGATCTGTGCAGTGGCATTTCACTGCCACAGCATGTGCCTGTACATGGGGAGGGTGTCATCTTTATAAAATTTaa
This window of the Pagrus major chromosome 18, Pma_NU_1.0 genome carries:
- the LOC141012938 gene encoding protocadherin-10 codes for the protein MDHRLSRGSWVPVTGLVICLLLCACVVDLVLAQIRYSIPEELEHGAFVGNIAEDLGLDVAKLSARRFRIVSGAKKQYLEVNLENGILFVNEKIDREELCERSPGCFLHLQVVIENPLELYRVEVEILDVNDNSPSFPWSEFNLDITESAAPGSCFPLESAQDQDVGTNSLRSYQLSANEHFILNIQTRNDGSKFAELVLDTPLDREQQKKHEMVLTAFDGGSPERSGTALITITVLDANDNVPVFDRSVYRASLVENAPRGTMVLKLNATDLDEGSNGEVTYAFSGHAPLKVRELFNVDPYTGEIRVKGVVDYEKASVYELYVQAKDRGPSAVAVHSKVLVDILDVNDNAPEVILTSVSTPVQEDAPPGTVIAVISVMDRDAGENGNVDCQIPSNVPFQLHSSFKNYYTLVTSEFLDRETVSEYNITLTARDLGSPSLSTRKTILVQVSDINDNPPRFSQPSYTVYVTENNAPGASICSVTAFDPDSNQNAYLSYSILEGQIQGMPVSTYVSINSDNGNIYALRSFDYEQLRNFQILVQAQDAGFPPLASNVTVNVFVLDQNDNAPVIVSPLPKNGTVATEVVPRSVDAGYLVTKITALDADAGQNSRLSYQVLQATDPGLFSVALYTGEIRTIRRLVEKDATRQRLVILVKDNGQPPLSATVSIVLTVVDSVPESLSDFGDLTLSPQPPSNLALYLIVSLSTISLIFLVAIIVLAAVKCYKDRETISGYNLPPFACCCCGGFQPEPPPEVFKKSNLNLQISSAAKVPTNCMEVNGNSSLSQSYCYKVCLTPESAKSDFMFLKPCSPGSTPRNNEAKSAENSWNAQSRSASVNNGATTPNELKQPNTDWTLTKNQNSSIKSYNSINMDGTLMRKAMHADPENYVTSMAPGQYWTWGTHMRGMKDYKMSPSTSGVPSRPWTPRCTPPPQQQQPSIPPHPHPHPHPHPHPHPHPHPHPHPPPDYHHNVYIPGTPSGFCTLRPASQRSSELDVHNSFSTFGKKRRLQMSPQGEAAMINNDLYND